The following coding sequences are from one Treponema parvum window:
- a CDS encoding hexokinase, which translates to MRHDVCAFLLKHNFVRRIDINAVVSSLLYDMDNGIKGLPSDLAMLKTWCVPPEKHIKNESTIVIDAGGTNFRSGLVTFDNEGNPSVCEFEKTTMPGVGQMLGRAEFFDRMAENLDHVKNKADKIGFCFSYPIEITPDGDGILLNFSKEINAPEVVGSAVGKELCAALVKRGWERPKKITLLNDTVAALLGGAALADKGKSYSSYVGFILGTGMNSAYIQPETALDGGKKFIKQIVVCESGGFAKIYLSDFDKALDKKTIRPGSFLLEKQCSGAYLGSLALEVIRSAAEENLFSPPVCKEISAFKDLSLIEVDSFLHSPHSKNHKIGALCALSCDQDLEILYELLDSVVERSARYAAALLCAAVIQSGEGKDPSRPVCIMCNGTTFHKTHKVSSRCAAYLEEFLFYQRGLSYELVSKENDITYGSAVAGLTDRIA; encoded by the coding sequence ATGAGACACGATGTTTGTGCCTTCCTTTTAAAACATAATTTCGTGCGCCGTATTGATATAAATGCGGTTGTTTCATCGCTTTTATACGATATGGATAACGGTATTAAAGGCCTGCCTTCAGATTTGGCCATGCTTAAGACATGGTGCGTTCCGCCTGAAAAACATATAAAAAACGAGAGTACGATAGTCATAGACGCCGGAGGAACGAATTTTCGCTCTGGTCTTGTAACCTTTGACAATGAAGGAAATCCTTCCGTTTGCGAATTTGAAAAAACGACCATGCCGGGCGTCGGCCAAATGCTCGGCAGGGCGGAATTTTTTGACAGAATGGCTGAAAACCTCGATCACGTTAAAAACAAGGCGGATAAGATAGGTTTTTGCTTTTCTTATCCGATAGAGATAACGCCTGACGGCGACGGAATTCTTTTGAACTTTTCAAAAGAAATAAATGCGCCTGAAGTCGTCGGTTCCGCCGTAGGAAAAGAACTGTGCGCGGCTCTTGTAAAAAGAGGCTGGGAGAGGCCTAAAAAAATCACACTTCTTAACGATACCGTAGCCGCTCTTTTGGGCGGAGCCGCTCTAGCCGATAAGGGAAAATCGTATTCTTCATACGTGGGTTTTATTTTGGGAACCGGTATGAACAGCGCGTATATACAGCCTGAAACGGCTTTGGACGGCGGCAAAAAATTCATAAAACAGATCGTCGTGTGCGAATCCGGAGGGTTTGCAAAAATTTATTTGTCCGATTTTGATAAGGCGCTTGACAAAAAGACCATACGGCCGGGCTCGTTTTTGCTTGAAAAACAGTGTTCGGGAGCATATCTCGGCTCGCTTGCCCTTGAAGTTATAAGATCCGCCGCCGAAGAAAACCTTTTTTCGCCTCCCGTGTGTAAAGAAATTTCGGCTTTCAAAGATCTTTCACTTATTGAAGTGGACTCTTTTTTGCATTCGCCTCATTCTAAAAATCATAAGATAGGCGCTCTATGCGCGCTCTCCTGTGATCAAGACCTTGAGATTTTATACGAGCTTTTGGATTCCGTTGTAGAGCGCTCGGCAAGATATGCGGCGGCTCTGCTCTGCGCTGCGGTTATACAAAGCGGCGAAGGTAAGGATCCGTCGCGTCCCGTTTGCATTATGTGCAACGGAACGACTTTTCATAAAACCCATAAGGTGTCTTCAAGATGCGCCGCCTACCTTGAAGAGTTTTTATTTTATCAGCGCGGTCTTTCTTACGAGCTTGTTTCCAAAGAGAATGACATAACGTACGGTTCTGCAGTCGCGGGGCTTACTGATCGCATAGCATAG